A DNA window from Drosophila pseudoobscura strain MV-25-SWS-2005 chromosome 2, UCI_Dpse_MV25, whole genome shotgun sequence contains the following coding sequences:
- the Obp99c gene encoding general odorant-binding protein 99a, which translates to MLKYLILTLALCAAAYADEEWKPKTGEEIKNIRIECLKESPLSGDQISQLKQLIFPDEPDVRQYLLCSAQKLDIFCTHEGYHADRLAKQFKMDLTEEEALQIAQACIDKNEEGSPADVWAFRGHKCLMASKIGDKVKAFVKAKHEAAKASA; encoded by the exons ATGCTGAAGTATCTCATCCTTACCCTGGCCCTCTGTGCTGCG GCCTACGCCGACGAGGAGTGGAAGCCCAAGACTGGCGAAGAAATCAAGAACATTCGCATTGAGTGCCTGAAGGAGAGTCCCCTGAGCGGCGATCAGATCTCGCAGCTGAAGCAGCTGATCTTCCCCGACGAGCCCGATGTGCGCCAgtatctgctctgctccgcccAGAAGCTGGACATCTTCTGCACCCACGAGGGCTACCATGCCGATCGTCTTGCCAAGCAGTTCAAGATGGACCTCACGGAGGAAGAGGCCCTGCAGATCGCTCAGGCCTGCATCGACAAGAACGAGGAGGGCAGCCCTGCGGATGTGTGGGCCTTCCGTGGACACAAGTGCCTGATGGCCAGCAAGATCGGCGACAAGGTGAAGGCCTTCGTCAAGGCCAAGCATGAGGCGGCCAAAGCCAGCGCTTAG
- the Gycalpha99B gene encoding head-specific guanylate cyclase produces MACPFFRRADSLTRQPSVIAEPGTHWALEEEELSHDALTLTHLQMAIQLLTAPSNEDLNTAVTSLVAKYRQSWPNIHKLKMDPSTFKSCANYDYLADIQELLLKMDEASASEILVLLGEELITCCCTGIIERAFRCLGTDLQEFLGSLDGVYDVLKLQEEDVTDTGFVCAGEGELIFTSERPVIAWLLLGSLKALTRMLYKVDVNIKIEPVEGDARRYRYLFSLVKDSSQTLQMGRPTPIPETVQRSSSSNASDLQMNSSSFCKMFPWHFIMNEQLELVQLGRGFSKLYKPYLADFGNLASTYFDFKRPKGLTMKFRDIVRRTYTPFLIGLNSPPGVSDFPAIGLEIKGQMVHCPESNSLLFIGSPFLDGLDGLTCNGLFISDIPLHDATREVILVGEQARAQDGLRRRMDKLKSRIEEANSAVTKERKKNVSLLHLIFPAEIAEKLWLGSSIDAKTYPDVTILFSDIVGFTGICSRATPFMVISMLEGLYKDFDEFCDFFDVYKVETIGDAYCVASGLHRASIYDAHKVAWMALKMIDACSKHITHDGEQIKMRIGLHTGTVLAGVVGRKMPRYCLFGHSVTIANKFESGSEAVKINVSPTTKDWLTKHEGFDFDLQPRDPSCLPKEFPNPNGTETCYFLEGYRNSALESGLPLVEHIDAAMKTISEGGDA; encoded by the exons CTCGGTCATCGCCGAGCCGGGCACCCATTGGGCCCTCGAGGAAGAGGAGCTGTCCCATGATGCACTCACTCTGACGCATCTGCAAATGGCCATACAGCTGCTAACGGCACCATCAAACGAGGATCTCAACACGGCCGTCACTTCGCTGGTGGCCAAGTATCGCCAGAGCTGGCCAAACATCCACAAGCT AAAAATGGATCCGAGTACATTCAAGAGTTGCGCCAACTACGACTACTTGGCGGACATCCAGGAGCTGTTGCTGAAAATGGACGAGGCCAGTGCCAGCGAGATTCTGGTGCTGCTCGGCGAGGAGCTGAtcacctgctgctgcacggGCATCATCGAGCGGGCCTTCCGTTGCCTCGGCACCGATTTGCAGGAATTCTTAGGCTCCCTGGACGGGGTCTACGATGTGCTGAAGTTGCAAGAG GAGGATGTGACCGACACTGGATTCGTGTGTGCCGGAGAGGGCGAGTTGATTTTCACTTCGGAGCGTCCGGTGATCGCCTGGCTACTACTCGGGTCTCTCAAGGCCCTCACCCGCATGCTCTACAAGGTGgatgtgaacatcaaaatcgaACCGGTGGAGGGTGATGCTCGTCGCTACCGCTATCTCTTCTCCTTGGTAAAGGACAGCTCGCAGACCCTGCAGATGGGTCGTCCCACGCCGATCCCGGAGACCGTGCAGCGCAGCAGCTCGAGCAATGCCTCGGATCTGCAGATGAACTCTTCCAGCTTCTGCAAGATGTTTCCCTGGCACTTCATCATGAACGAGCAGCTGGAGTTGGTGCAGCTCGGACGCGGCTTCAGCAAGCTTTACAAGCCGTATCTGGCGGACTTTGGCAACCTGGCCAGCACCTACTTCGACTTCAAGCGGCCCAAGGGCCTGACCATGAAGTTCCGGGACATTGTGCGGCGCACGTACACCCCCTTCTTAATTGGGCTGAACAGTCCGCCGGGAGTGTCGGATTTCCCTGCCATAGGACTAGAGATCAAAGGCCAGATGGTGCACTGTCCGGAGTCGAACTCGCTGCTGTTCATCGGCTCCCCGTTCCTCGACGGCTTGGATGGTCTGACCTGCAACGGTTTGTTCATCTCCGATATACCGCTTCACGATGCCACTCGGGAGGTGATTCTGGTGGGTGAGCAGGCTCGGGCCCAGGACGGACTGCGCCGGCGCATGGACAAGCTGAAGAGTCGCATCGAAGAGGCCAATTCGGCGGTCACCAAGGAGCGGAAGAAGAACGTCAGCCTGCTGCACCTCATCTTTCCCGCTGAGATCGCCGAGAAGCTGTGGCTGGGCTCCTCCATCGATGCCAAAACCTATCCGGATGTGACCATCCTCTTCAGCGACATCGTGGGCTTCACCGGCATCTGTTCGCGGGCCACTCCCTTCATGGTGATCAGCATGCTGGAGGGCCTGTACAAGGACTTTGACGAGTTCTGCGACTTCTTCGACGTCTACAAGGTGGAGACGATTGGGGATGCTTACTGCGTGGCCAGTGGACTGCATCGCGCTTCCATCTACGATGCCCACAAAGTAGCCTGGATGGCTCTCAAGATGATCGATGCTTGCTCGAAGCACATCACCCACGATGgcgaacaaatcaaaatgcGAATTGGCCTGCACACGGGCACTGTGCTGGCCGGAGTGGTGGGCAGGAAGATGCCCAGATACTGTCTCTTTGGCCACAGCGTGACCATAGCCAACAAGTTCGAGTCCGGCAGCGAGGCCGTTAAGATCAACGTGAGCCCCACAACCAAGGA TTGGCTGACCAAACACGAGGGCTTCGACTTTGACCTGCAGCCACGGGATCCCTCGTGTCTGCCCAAGGAGTTCCCCAATCCGAATGGCACCGAGACTTGCTACTTCCTCGAAGGATACCGCAACTCCGCACTGGAGAGCGGCCTGCCGCTGGTGGAGCACATCGATGCTGCCATGAAGACCATATCCGAGGGCGGCGATGCCTAG